In Streptococcus dysgalactiae subsp. dysgalactiae, the following are encoded in one genomic region:
- a CDS encoding CdaR family protein, whose translation MKRFLNSRPWLGLVSVFFAILLFLTAASSNHNNSGSQTYSPIETYTHSLKDVPIDMKYDSEKYFISGYSYGTEVYLTSTNRVKLDSEVNSDTRSFKIVADLTKSHPGTATVDLKVENLPSGVTATVSPDKISVIIGKKESKMFPVRGAVDAKQIANGYEINKIETGIDRVEVTSDDSTIALIDHVVAKLPDDQVLDANYSSRVTLQAVSADGTILASAIDPAKANLFVGVKRITKSVPIRVEAVGVMDDRLSDIQYKLSKQTALISGSREALEAINEIVAEVNISDVTKNTSKTVSLSSNQVSIEPSVVTVQLTTTKK comes from the coding sequence ATGAAACGATTTTTAAATAGCCGCCCTTGGTTAGGGCTAGTTTCGGTCTTTTTTGCCATTCTGTTATTTTTGACAGCTGCGTCTAGTAACCATAATAATTCTGGTTCGCAAACCTATAGTCCGATTGAAACCTATACGCATAGTCTCAAAGATGTTCCTATTGACATGAAATATGACAGTGAAAAATACTTTATCAGTGGCTACTCTTATGGCACTGAAGTTTATCTAACATCGACTAATCGTGTTAAATTGGATTCTGAAGTAAATAGTGATACTCGCAGTTTTAAAATCGTTGCGGATTTAACAAAGAGTCATCCAGGCACTGCCACAGTCGACCTGAAAGTGGAAAATTTACCTTCTGGGGTAACCGCTACGGTATCACCGGATAAGATTTCAGTGATTATTGGTAAAAAAGAATCCAAAATGTTTCCAGTTCGAGGAGCAGTTGATGCCAAACAGATTGCCAATGGTTATGAAATCAATAAAATTGAAACAGGGATTGATAGGGTTGAAGTGACCAGTGATGACTCAACCATTGCTTTGATTGATCATGTTGTGGCAAAATTACCAGATGATCAGGTATTGGATGCTAATTACAGTAGTCGGGTAACGCTTCAAGCTGTTTCTGCTGATGGAACGATTTTGGCTAGTGCTATAGATCCGGCAAAAGCTAACTTGTTTGTCGGGGTTAAGCGGATCACTAAGTCTGTACCGATTAGGGTTGAAGCGGTTGGTGTAATGGATGACCGGTTATCAGATATTCAATATAAATTGTCAAAACAGACTGCTCTTATTTCAGGAAGTCGAGAGGCCCTAGAAGCCATTAACGAAATTGTAGCAGAAGTCAACATCTCTGATGTCACTAAAAATACGAGTAAGACTGTGAGTTTGTCATCTAATCAGGTTTCTATTGAGCCCTCAGTAGTGACCGTTCAGTTGACAACTACTAAAAAATAA
- the cdaA gene encoding diadenylate cyclase CdaA codes for MSNLSSIDTKFLLSLFSDPWMLAVHLLDILIVAYLIYRFIKALTGTKIMSLVQGVIFFLIIRFMAEWIGFTTITYLMNQVITYGVIAGVVIFAPEIRAGLEKFGRSTQVFLQKQTVSSEEALVDALIKSVAYMGPRKIGALIAIEQTQTLQEYIATGIPLNADISSQLLINIFIPNTPLHDGAVIVGHNKIVAASAYLPLSESMTISKEFGTRHRAAIGLSENSDALTIIVSEETGATSVARKGQFLHDLTAEEFETVLRTYLISEPTMTLPWYKKILGGQGK; via the coding sequence ATGAGTAATTTATCTAGTATTGACACCAAGTTTTTATTGAGTTTATTTTCTGATCCCTGGATGCTAGCGGTGCATCTCTTGGATATTTTGATTGTGGCTTACTTGATTTATCGTTTTATTAAGGCCTTGACAGGTACCAAAATCATGTCCTTGGTGCAGGGGGTTATTTTCTTTTTGATTATTCGGTTTATGGCGGAATGGATTGGTTTCACCACTATTACCTATTTGATGAACCAGGTTATTACGTATGGGGTTATCGCTGGGGTTGTGATTTTTGCGCCAGAAATCCGTGCAGGACTTGAAAAATTTGGTCGCTCTACACAGGTCTTTTTACAAAAGCAAACGGTTAGCAGTGAAGAAGCCTTAGTAGACGCATTAATCAAGTCTGTTGCTTATATGGGTCCTCGAAAAATCGGTGCTTTGATTGCTATTGAGCAGACTCAAACCTTACAAGAATACATTGCCACAGGAATCCCTTTAAATGCAGATATTTCCAGCCAACTCTTAATCAATATTTTTATTCCTAACACTCCACTGCATGATGGTGCAGTCATTGTTGGCCATAATAAAATAGTAGCAGCTAGTGCTTACCTACCTTTGTCAGAATCCATGACAATTTCTAAGGAATTTGGGACAAGGCACCGAGCAGCAATTGGCCTATCTGAAAACTCAGATGCCTTAACTATTATTGTTTCAGAAGAAACAGGAGCCACCTCGGTTGCCCGTAAAGGACAATTTTTACATGATCTGACTGCAGAAGAATTTGAGACTGTTTTGCGAACTTATTTAATCAGTGAACCAACGATGACTTTACCATGGTACAAGAAAATTCTAGGAGGACAAGGCAAATGA
- the murT gene encoding lipid II isoglutaminyl synthase subunit MurT encodes MKMKTLLGLSAGKTAQLMLKKLGRGSTYPGRLALAFDKDILDSLSKDYEIVVITGTNGKTLTTALTVGILKEAFGEVLTNPSGANMITGITAAFLSAKKGKSGKHIAVLEIDEASLPKITNYLKPSLFVYTNIFRDQMDRYGEIYTTYQMIVDGASKAPQATILANGDSPIFSSKDLVNPMQYYGFDTAKHSPQLAHYNTEGILCPKCEHILQYHLNTYANLGDFICLNCGFKRPQLDYRLTELTTITNHSSEFIIDGQDYKINVGGLYNIYNALAAVSVAEFFGVSPEKIKAGFNKSKAVFGRQETFKIGDKSCTLVLIKNPVGASQALEMIQLADYPFSLSVLLNANYADGIDTSWIWDANFELITQMPITEINAGGVRHSEIARRLRVTGFDDTNIKQAEKLEQIMEAIEKQESKHAYILATYTAMLEFRSLLADRHVVEKEMN; translated from the coding sequence ATGAAAATGAAGACATTACTCGGTCTCAGCGCCGGCAAAACAGCTCAATTGATGTTAAAGAAACTAGGGCGCGGTTCTACTTATCCCGGCCGTTTAGCGCTAGCCTTCGATAAAGATATTTTAGATAGCCTCTCAAAAGATTATGAGATTGTTGTCATCACAGGTACCAATGGGAAAACATTGACAACAGCTTTAACCGTAGGTATCTTGAAAGAAGCATTCGGCGAAGTACTTACCAACCCGAGCGGTGCCAATATGATTACGGGAATTACCGCAGCTTTTTTATCAGCTAAAAAAGGAAAATCTGGTAAACACATTGCTGTCTTGGAAATTGATGAAGCAAGTCTTCCAAAGATTACTAATTACCTCAAACCAAGTCTCTTTGTCTACACCAACATTTTTAGAGATCAGATGGACCGCTATGGGGAGATTTATACCACTTATCAAATGATTGTTGATGGAGCAAGCAAGGCACCTCAAGCAACTATCTTAGCCAATGGCGACAGCCCTATTTTCTCTTCAAAAGACTTAGTTAATCCGATGCAGTATTATGGTTTTGATACTGCTAAGCATTCCCCACAATTGGCTCATTACAACACTGAAGGCATCCTATGCCCTAAATGCGAACACATCCTACAATACCACCTCAATACCTATGCCAATCTTGGAGACTTTATTTGTTTAAATTGTGGCTTCAAGAGACCACAGTTGGATTATCGATTAACTGAACTCACGACAATTACCAATCACAGTTCTGAGTTTATCATTGATGGTCAAGATTACAAAATCAATGTCGGTGGTTTATATAACATTTACAACGCCCTCGCTGCCGTCTCTGTTGCTGAATTTTTCGGGGTTTCTCCCGAGAAAATTAAGGCTGGTTTTAACAAAAGCAAGGCCGTTTTCGGTCGCCAAGAAACCTTTAAGATTGGTGATAAATCCTGCACCCTTGTGCTTATCAAAAATCCTGTTGGAGCCAGTCAAGCACTGGAAATGATTCAATTGGCAGATTACCCATTTAGCCTATCTGTTTTACTGAATGCCAATTACGCTGATGGCATTGATACCAGCTGGATTTGGGATGCTAATTTCGAACTCATTACACAAATGCCAATTACTGAGATTAATGCTGGTGGTGTCCGTCACTCTGAAATTGCCAGAAGACTTAGAGTCACAGGATTTGACGATACTAATATAAAACAAGCTGAAAAGCTCGAGCAAATCATGGAAGCTATTGAAAAACAAGAAAGCAAACATGCTTATATTTTAGCAACCTATACTGCAATGCTAGAATTTCGTAGCTTGCTAGCTGACCGCCATGTGGTTGAAAAGGAGATGAACTAA
- the gatD gene encoding lipid II isoglutaminyl synthase subunit GatD — protein MTYTSLKSPANTDYLYDLNIAHLYGNLMNTYGDNGNVLMLKYVAEKLGARVTVDIVSLNDAFDQEYYDLVFFGGGQDYEQTIVAKDLPSKKAALADYIAKNKVVLAICGGFQLLGQYYVQANGVKIDGLGIMGHYTLNQHQNRFIGDIKIHNEAFNETYYGFENHQGRTFLSNDEKPLGRVVYGNGNNKEDQTEGVHYKNVYGSYFHGPILSRNVNLAYRLVTTALKEKYGSAIALPSYDDILKQEVAEEYADIKSKAAFYKA, from the coding sequence ATGACTTACACTTCACTAAAATCTCCAGCAAACACTGACTATCTCTATGACCTAAACATTGCTCATCTCTATGGAAACCTGATGAATACCTACGGTGACAACGGGAACGTCTTGATGCTCAAGTATGTCGCTGAAAAACTTGGAGCTAGAGTTACTGTTGATATTGTTTCTCTCAATGATGCCTTTGACCAAGAGTACTACGACCTTGTTTTTTTTGGTGGTGGACAAGACTATGAGCAAACCATCGTTGCTAAGGATTTGCCTAGCAAAAAAGCTGCCTTAGCGGATTACATTGCTAAGAATAAAGTGGTACTTGCCATCTGCGGTGGCTTCCAATTGCTAGGGCAATACTATGTCCAAGCTAATGGGGTTAAAATCGATGGACTTGGGATTATGGGACACTACACCCTTAACCAGCACCAAAATCGCTTTATTGGAGACATTAAAATCCACAATGAGGCATTTAACGAAACCTACTATGGCTTTGAAAATCATCAAGGACGTACCTTCTTATCCAATGACGAAAAGCCACTTGGACGAGTGGTTTATGGCAATGGTAATAATAAGGAAGACCAAACTGAAGGTGTTCACTATAAAAACGTCTACGGCAGTTATTTCCATGGTCCTATCTTATCACGCAACGTGAACCTTGCTTACCGCCTTGTAACAACAGCTCTCAAAGAAAAGTACGGATCAGCTATTGCACTACCTAGCTATGACGATATACTGAAACAAGAAGTCGCTGAAGAATACGCCGACATCAAAAGTAAAGCTGCCTTTTATAAAGCTTAA
- a CDS encoding lipoate--protein ligase, whose product MKYIVNKSQNPAFNIALEAYAFRELVEEDELFILWINEPAIIIGKHQNTIQEINKEYIDEHGIHVVRRLSGGGAVYHDLNNLNYTIISNKTAEGAFDFKTFSQPVIATLADLGVTANFTGRNDIEIDGKKICGNAQAYYKGRMMHHGCLLFDVDMTVLGDALKVSKDKIESKGVKSVRARVTNILNELPEKITVEEFSDKILAKMKETYPDMTEYVLSEDELAKIEQSAKEQFGSWDWTYGKAPEYTIERNVRYPAGKISTFANVENSIIKNLKIYGDFFGIKDVQDIENLLIGCKYEYRDVLERLQTIDTTQYFSRMTVEEVAKAIVA is encoded by the coding sequence ATGAAATACATCGTTAACAAAAGTCAAAATCCTGCCTTTAACATTGCTCTGGAAGCTTATGCTTTTAGAGAACTAGTGGAAGAAGACGAATTGTTTATCCTTTGGATCAATGAGCCGGCTATTATTATTGGCAAACATCAAAACACAATTCAAGAAATCAATAAAGAATACATTGATGAACATGGTATTCATGTTGTGCGACGTTTGTCTGGTGGTGGTGCGGTTTACCATGATTTGAATAATTTGAACTACACCATTATTTCTAACAAAACAGCTGAAGGGGCTTTTGATTTCAAAACTTTCTCACAACCTGTGATTGCGACTTTAGCTGATTTAGGTGTGACAGCTAATTTTACAGGTCGTAATGATATTGAGATTGATGGCAAAAAAATCTGTGGTAATGCTCAAGCCTATTACAAGGGTCGCATGATGCACCATGGTTGCCTTTTGTTTGATGTGGATATGACCGTTCTTGGCGATGCTCTTAAAGTAAGTAAGGACAAGATTGAGTCTAAAGGAGTGAAGTCTGTTCGTGCTCGCGTGACCAATATTTTAAATGAATTACCAGAAAAAATTACCGTTGAGGAATTTTCAGATAAAATCTTGGCCAAAATGAAAGAAACTTACCCAGATATGACAGAATATGTCTTGTCAGAAGATGAGTTAGCTAAGATTGAACAATCTGCCAAAGAGCAATTTGGTAGCTGGGACTGGACTTATGGGAAAGCTCCAGAGTACACTATTGAACGCAATGTTCGTTACCCTGCAGGTAAAATTTCAACCTTCGCAAATGTTGAAAATTCTATTATTAAAAACCTTAAAATCTATGGTGATTTCTTTGGAATCAAAGATGTTCAAGATATTGAGAACCTATTAATTGGTTGTAAATATGAGTACCGGGATGTTCTTGAACGTTTGCAAACGATTGATACGACTCAATACTTCTCACGTATGACCGTTGAAGAAGTTGCTAAAGCTATTGTTGCTTAA
- a CDS encoding DUF4097 family beta strand repeat-containing protein, protein MALEDSKVVVTKKVSVFLEDIDLMIREADVTQLTLDYPSNLSTFLQIEQGDEQFSIKQVKPRPKQNFRFLNLVTDKVPDFLLPKLTLLVPKGLTLTNLAIHLVSSDGDIESLAVKTCQLTLTNGNVKARAISAEQLSGFLVNGDISFSNCHFQDLKLELNNGDMSWQESQSANTHLICYNGDIGMTNGTCSDRLIIDNQNGDTHINQSQLCQVEMRLANGDVALENSNFERMLLEMASGNADVRLLPQDQTEVTIDVTTDFGSCHIFGQQSTSCHYYREGTHPRQLLITNAFGNITLS, encoded by the coding sequence ATGGCGCTTGAAGATAGCAAGGTTGTAGTGACCAAAAAAGTTTCCGTTTTCTTAGAGGATATTGACCTCATGATTAGAGAAGCTGACGTTACTCAGCTAACTTTAGATTATCCTTCTAACCTCTCGACCTTTCTGCAGATAGAACAAGGAGATGAGCAATTTAGTATTAAACAAGTAAAACCAAGACCCAAGCAAAACTTCCGTTTTTTGAATCTAGTAACTGACAAAGTTCCTGATTTTTTGTTACCTAAGCTGACCTTATTAGTTCCCAAAGGACTGACTCTTACAAATCTTGCTATCCATCTGGTATCGTCCGATGGCGACATAGAAAGTCTTGCTGTCAAAACATGTCAGCTTACCCTAACCAATGGTAATGTTAAGGCAAGAGCTATTTCCGCTGAGCAATTATCAGGCTTTTTAGTCAATGGAGATATCAGTTTCTCGAATTGTCATTTCCAAGACCTAAAGCTGGAATTAAATAATGGTGATATGAGCTGGCAAGAAAGCCAGAGTGCTAACACTCACCTTATCTGTTACAATGGCGACATCGGAATGACTAACGGGACTTGCTCAGATCGACTCATCATTGATAATCAGAATGGGGATACGCATATCAATCAGAGTCAATTATGCCAAGTTGAAATGAGGCTGGCTAATGGTGATGTGGCACTTGAAAATAGTAATTTTGAACGCATGCTTTTAGAGATGGCTAGTGGTAATGCTGATGTCAGACTTTTACCTCAAGATCAGACAGAAGTGACTATTGATGTGACAACAGATTTTGGAAGTTGTCATATTTTTGGTCAACAATCTACAAGTTGCCATTACTATCGTGAAGGGACCCATCCTCGTCAATTACTCATCACCAACGCTTTTGGTAATATTACCCTTAGTTAG
- a CDS encoding HAAS signaling domain-containing protein, translated as MMRQDFLQVLEHDLSSLPVQAREEALVFFTEYLAEVGESSDALAELGDPPPSCSRLVIRDEGTRHSHGDERIHGA; from the coding sequence ATGATGAGGCAAGATTTTTTACAAGTATTAGAGCATGACCTAAGCAGTTTACCTGTTCAGGCTAGAGAAGAGGCACTAGTCTTTTTCACAGAGTATTTGGCAGAAGTAGGAGAGTCCAGCGATGCTCTTGCTGAACTTGGTGACCCCCCACCAAGTTGCTCAAGACTTGTTATCAGAGATGAAGGTACAAGGCATTCCCATGGAGATGAGAGAATTCATGGCGCTTGA
- a CDS encoding PadR family transcriptional regulator → MYYPVPSPVIEFLVLGMVGQKASYGYDICQQLRQLTPIKESTLYPILKKMELNGWLSTYTEAHQGRQRKYYQPTEKGYEQLLFLEKEWLRYSAAILALAKGETK, encoded by the coding sequence ATGTATTATCCAGTACCATCCCCTGTGATTGAGTTTTTAGTATTGGGAATGGTAGGGCAAAAAGCTTCTTATGGCTATGATATCTGTCAGCAGTTGCGGCAATTAACCCCTATCAAGGAATCTACCCTTTATCCTATTTTAAAGAAAATGGAGTTAAATGGGTGGCTATCGACATACACGGAAGCTCATCAGGGGAGACAACGGAAGTATTACCAACCAACTGAGAAAGGGTATGAACAGTTGCTATTTTTGGAGAAGGAATGGCTGCGTTATTCGGCAGCTATCTTAGCATTGGCAAAAGGAGAAACAAAATGA
- the lpdA gene encoding dihydrolipoyl dehydrogenase gives MAVEIIMPKLGVDMAEGEIIEWKKQEGDTVNEGDILLEIMSDKTNMELEAEDSGVLLKITRQAGETVPVTEVIGYIGAEGESVEVSSPAASDVNVARTTEDLEAAGLEVPKAPVQAASAAPKAVLADDEYDIIVVGGGPAGYYAAIRGAQLGGKIAIVEKSEFGGTCLNVGCIPTKTYLKNAEILDGIKIAAGRGINLASTNYTIDMDKTVDFKNTVVKTLTGGVQGLLKANKVTIFNGLAQVNPDKTVTIGSQTIKGRNVILATGSKVSRINIPGIDSKLVLTSDDILDLREMPKSLAVMGGGVVGIELGLVWASYGVDVTVIEMADRIIPAMDKEVSFELQKILSKKGMKIKTSVGVSEIVEANNQLTLKLNNGEEVVAEKALLSIGRVPQMNGLENLNLEMDRNRIKVNDYQETSIPGIYAPGDVNGTKMLAHAAYRMGEVAAENAMHGNTTRKANLKYTPAAVYTHPEVAMVGLTEEQAREQYGDVLIGKNSFTGNGRAIASNEAHGFVKVIADAKYHEILGVHIIGPTAAEMINEAATIMESELTVDELLLSIHGHPTFSEVMYEAFADVLGEAIHNPPKRK, from the coding sequence ATGGCTGTTGAAATTATTATGCCGAAACTCGGTGTTGACATGGCAGAAGGTGAAATCATCGAGTGGAAAAAACAAGAAGGTGATACTGTCAATGAAGGCGATATTCTTCTTGAAATCATGTCAGATAAAACCAATATGGAACTTGAAGCAGAAGACTCAGGTGTTCTTCTTAAAATTACACGTCAAGCCGGTGAAACAGTACCTGTAACAGAAGTTATTGGTTACATCGGTGCAGAAGGTGAATCTGTTGAGGTTTCTAGCCCCGCTGCTTCAGATGTGAATGTTGCTCGTACAACAGAAGATTTAGAAGCTGCCGGACTTGAAGTACCAAAGGCACCAGTTCAAGCTGCTTCAGCTGCACCAAAAGCTGTACTTGCTGATGATGAGTATGACATCATCGTTGTCGGTGGTGGACCTGCAGGTTATTATGCAGCTATTCGTGGTGCCCAACTTGGTGGTAAAATTGCAATCGTTGAGAAATCTGAATTTGGTGGAACTTGCTTGAACGTAGGATGTATTCCAACCAAAACTTACCTTAAAAATGCTGAAATTCTTGATGGTATCAAGATCGCAGCAGGACGTGGGATTAATCTTGCCTCAACTAACTATACCATTGACATGGATAAAACAGTTGACTTCAAGAACACTGTTGTTAAAACATTAACAGGCGGCGTTCAAGGTCTTCTAAAGGCTAATAAAGTCACTATCTTTAACGGGCTTGCTCAAGTAAACCCTGATAAGACAGTTACTATTGGATCACAAACCATTAAGGGTCGCAACGTTATCCTTGCTACAGGTTCTAAAGTATCACGTATCAATATCCCAGGTATTGACTCTAAACTTGTCTTAACGTCTGACGATATCCTTGACCTCCGTGAAATGCCAAAATCACTAGCAGTTATGGGTGGTGGTGTTGTTGGTATCGAGCTTGGACTTGTTTGGGCATCTTACGGTGTTGATGTTACCGTTATTGAAATGGCTGACCGCATTATCCCAGCTATGGATAAAGAAGTATCTTTTGAACTTCAAAAAATCCTTTCTAAGAAAGGTATGAAGATCAAAACATCTGTTGGTGTCTCTGAAATTGTTGAAGCAAATAACCAATTGACCTTGAAACTTAACAATGGTGAAGAAGTTGTCGCTGAAAAAGCCTTGCTTTCTATCGGACGTGTACCACAAATGAACGGTCTTGAAAACCTTAACCTTGAAATGGATCGTAACCGTATCAAAGTTAATGACTACCAAGAGACATCAATTCCAGGTATCTATGCACCAGGTGACGTTAACGGAACTAAAATGCTTGCTCATGCTGCTTACCGTATGGGTGAAGTGGCTGCAGAAAATGCTATGCATGGTAACACAACTCGTAAAGCTAACCTTAAATACACACCAGCGGCTGTTTACACACACCCTGAAGTGGCAATGGTTGGTTTAACTGAAGAACAAGCTCGTGAGCAATATGGTGATGTGCTTATCGGAAAAAATAGCTTTACCGGTAACGGACGCGCGATTGCTTCAAATGAAGCACATGGTTTTGTTAAAGTTATTGCTGATGCCAAATACCATGAAATCTTAGGTGTTCATATTATTGGTCCAACTGCAGCAGAAATGATTAACGAAGCAGCAACAATTATGGAATCAGAATTAACAGTTGATGAATTGTTATTATCAATTCATGGACACCCAACCTTCTCTGAAGTGATGTATGAAGCCTTTGCAGATGTTCTTGGTGAAGCTATCCACAACCCACCAAAACGCAAATAA
- a CDS encoding dihydrolipoamide acetyltransferase, giving the protein MAFEIIMPKLGVDMQEGEIIEWKKQEGDTVNEGDVLLEIMSDKTNMELEAEDSGVLLKIVRPAGDTVPVTEVIGYIGAEGESVDTIASSEKTTEIPVPASADAGPTVAPKEDVASPAPHVAATAIPQGNGGKVRATPAARKVAAEMGIDLGQVPGTGPKGRVHKEDVENFKGAQPKASPLARKIAADKGIDLATVSGTGFNGKVMKEDIMAILEAAKPAEAKAPAAKEAKVVELPEGVEHKPMSAMRKAISKGMTNSYLTAPTFTLNYDIDMTEMIALRKKLIDPIMAKTGLKVSFTDLIGMAVVKTLMKPEHEYMNASLINNANDIELHRFVNLGIAVGLDDGLIVPVIHGADKMSLSDFVLASKDVIKKAQTGKLKAAEMSGSTFSITNLGMFGTKTFNPIINQPNSAILGVGATIPTPTVVDGEIVARPIMAMCLTIDHRLVDGMNGAKFMVDLKKLMENPFELLI; this is encoded by the coding sequence ATGGCATTTGAAATTATTATGCCAAAGCTCGGCGTTGACATGCAAGAGGGCGAGATCATCGAGTGGAAAAAACAAGAAGGTGATACCGTCAATGAAGGTGATGTCCTTCTTGAAATCATGTCAGATAAAACCAATATGGAACTTGAGGCAGAAGACTCAGGTGTTCTATTGAAAATTGTTCGTCCAGCTGGTGATACTGTACCTGTAACTGAAGTTATCGGTTACATTGGTGCAGAAGGTGAATCAGTAGATACTATTGCTTCAAGTGAAAAAACAACAGAAATTCCAGTTCCTGCTTCAGCAGATGCAGGACCAACAGTAGCTCCAAAAGAAGATGTGGCCAGTCCAGCTCCTCATGTAGCAGCGACAGCTATTCCGCAAGGAAATGGTGGAAAAGTTCGTGCTACTCCAGCTGCACGTAAGGTTGCAGCAGAAATGGGTATTGACCTTGGCCAAGTTCCAGGAACAGGACCAAAAGGGCGTGTCCATAAAGAAGATGTTGAGAACTTTAAAGGTGCTCAACCGAAAGCTTCACCACTTGCTCGTAAAATCGCTGCTGATAAAGGTATCGACTTGGCGACTGTTTCAGGTACTGGCTTTAACGGTAAGGTCATGAAAGAAGACATCATGGCTATTCTTGAAGCTGCTAAACCAGCTGAAGCAAAAGCACCAGCAGCTAAAGAAGCAAAAGTTGTTGAGCTTCCAGAGGGTGTGGAACACAAGCCAATGTCAGCTATGCGTAAGGCAATCTCTAAAGGTATGACAAACTCTTACCTTACTGCGCCTACCTTTACGCTTAATTACGATATTGACATGACAGAAATGATCGCCCTTCGTAAGAAGTTAATTGACCCAATCATGGCTAAAACAGGCCTTAAAGTCAGCTTCACAGACTTGATTGGTATGGCAGTGGTTAAAACTTTGATGAAACCTGAGCATGAGTACATGAATGCTTCCCTCATCAATAACGCTAATGATATTGAATTGCACCGCTTTGTGAACCTTGGTATTGCTGTAGGTCTTGATGATGGTCTTATTGTTCCAGTTATCCATGGTGCAGATAAGATGAGCTTGTCAGATTTCGTGCTTGCTTCAAAAGATGTGATTAAAAAAGCGCAAACTGGTAAGTTGAAAGCAGCTGAAATGTCTGGATCAACCTTCTCTATCACAAACTTGGGAATGTTTGGTACGAAGACATTTAACCCAATTATTAACCAGCCAAACTCAGCAATTCTTGGTGTTGGAGCAACTATCCCAACTCCAACGGTTGTGGATGGTGAGATTGTTGCTCGTCCAATTATGGCGATGTGCTTAACCATCGACCATCGCTTGGTAGACGGTATGAACGGTGCAAAATTCATGGTTGACCTCAAGAAATTGATGGAAAATCCATTTGAATTGTTAATCTGA
- a CDS encoding alpha-ketoacid dehydrogenase subunit beta, with the protein MSETKLMALREAVNLAMTEEMRKDENIFLMGEDVGVYGGDFGTSVGMIEEFGPKRVKDTPISEAAISGAAIGAAITGLRPIVDVTFMDFLTIMMDAIVNNGAKNNYMFGGGLITPVTFRVASGSGIGSAAQHSQSLEAWLTHIPGIKVVAPGNANEAKGLLKSAIRDNNIVLFMEPKALYGKKEEVNQDPDFYIPLGKGDIKREGTDLTIVSYGRMLERVLQAAEEVAADGINVEVVDPRTLIPLDKELIIESVKKTGKLMLVNDAYKTGGFIGEIATMITESEAFDYLDHPIVRLASEDVPVPYARVLEQAILPDVEKIKAAIVKMANKGN; encoded by the coding sequence ATGTCAGAAACAAAATTAATGGCTTTGCGTGAAGCAGTCAACCTTGCTATGACTGAGGAAATGCGCAAGGATGAAAACATTTTCCTTATGGGTGAAGACGTAGGGGTATACGGAGGAGACTTTGGTACTTCTGTTGGAATGATTGAAGAATTTGGTCCTAAACGTGTTAAAGACACACCAATTTCAGAAGCAGCTATCTCTGGTGCAGCTATTGGTGCAGCGATTACAGGACTTCGTCCAATTGTTGACGTTACCTTTATGGATTTCCTTACCATCATGATGGACGCTATCGTGAATAACGGTGCTAAAAATAACTACATGTTTGGTGGAGGCCTTATTACCCCTGTAACATTCCGTGTAGCATCAGGTTCTGGTATTGGTTCCGCTGCGCAACACTCACAATCTCTTGAAGCATGGTTAACTCATATTCCAGGAATTAAAGTTGTCGCTCCAGGTAATGCGAACGAAGCAAAAGGATTATTGAAATCAGCTATCCGTGATAATAATATTGTTCTTTTCATGGAACCTAAGGCTCTTTATGGTAAAAAAGAAGAAGTTAATCAAGATCCTGACTTCTATATCCCACTTGGTAAAGGTGATATCAAACGCGAAGGTACTGACTTGACAATCGTTTCTTACGGTCGTATGTTGGAGCGTGTTCTTCAAGCGGCTGAAGAAGTTGCAGCAGATGGTATCAATGTTGAAGTTGTTGACCCACGTACCCTCATCCCACTTGATAAAGAATTGATCATTGAATCTGTTAAGAAAACAGGTAAATTAATGCTTGTCAATGATGCTTACAAAACAGGTGGATTCATTGGGGAAATTGCAACCATGATTACTGAAAGTGAAGCCTTTGATTACCTTGATCACCCAATCGTTCGTCTGGCAAGTGAAGATGTTCCAGTACCTTATGCACGTGTACTTGAACAAGCGATCTTACCAGATGTTGAGAAAATCAAAGCTGCTATTGTGAAAATGGCAAACAAAGGCAACTAG